TTGATCAACCCACCCATCCTTGGCATATTTTCACACCTTCAGCTGCGTTTGTCGAGAAGGCGTCGGCACCTATGCTTTTACAAACAACCTCATTAACCGGTACTCCGCCGATAATCACCTTGACTGAACTTCTGAAGCCTGCTTCATTAAGCGCATTAACCGTTTCCTTCATACTATCCAGCGCCAAAGTCAATACGCCGCTTAATCCCACAATATCAGGATTAACCTCTTTAACCTTGTCCACGATCTGGCTGACCGGAACATTGATCCCCAGGTCGATTACCTCAAAATTTGCGGCTTCAACCATGGATCTGAAAATATTTTTACCTATGTCATGAAGATCTCCGAAAACTGTAGCCAGGACAATTTTTCCACCTTTTGCTGAGGAACCTGCACTTAAAGCCGGTTTGAGCTTGTCCATTACACTTTGCAACACTTCCCCGGCAAAGACCAAGTCTCCGATAAAGTACTCGCCCGAATCATAACGTTCACCTACGAGCGTCATACCTTGCTGACAGGCTTTAACAACTTCTTGAGCTGCGGCATTGTCGTCTTTGC
This genomic stretch from Dehalobacter restrictus DSM 9455 harbors:
- a CDS encoding cobalamin B12-binding domain-containing protein codes for the protein MVDLKVLTQAMSDLDEDVLNKAIDEVLSKDDNAAAQEVVKACQQGMTLVGERYDSGEYFIGDLVFAGEVLQSVMDKLKPALSAGSSAKGGKIVLATVFGDLHDIGKNIFRSMVEAANFEVIDLGINVPVSQIVDKVKEVNPDIVGLSGVLTLALDSMKETVNALNEAGFRSSVKVIIGGVPVNEVVCKSIGADAFSTNAAEGVKICQGWVG